The nucleotide sequence ATTTATTTTTTACTGCCAAAATGACCTTTTTTTCTCAATGTGGATCGCTCTTCTTCTCTAAACCCCATATTAGTCTTGCATATCTATCACAGTGCCCTTTATCGCAGCTTTATGCATTGAGAGGATTTAGATAATAGGGTTATTCGAGGCATGGGTTCTCGAACTGTTCGACTAAAAGGAGTCAAACCAATGATTGCAAATTACAAATACGCAGGACTTGCAGCAGCTGTTGGAGTTCTCACCGTCCTTACTGCTACCTCAGTTTCCGCTCGACCTGCTATCCTGCAACGTCTGGGCCAGATCGAAGCACAAGGCAATAGTCGCAACCGTATTGAGCGAGTCTCCTATACGCAGCGCAGAACTGAAGGTGCTGCTGTTGCTTCTACAGATGTATCCAGCACGATCGCCACCGAACCCAATGAGCGGGAGTCCGACATCTCAAGGACTCTAGAACGGATTAACGCGCGTAGATCGAGGTCGCAATAGCTTCGACTGATTTCCAATTGAGCACTCACCGAAGCATTGCTAATGAGGTACGTCATGATGACTCAAACTGTTCTGCTGTTGGAGGGTTCAACGACGGCGATCGCAGACATCTCAAACTATGCCATCCACTTGATACATGCCGATCGCTCGTTTCTCTCAGGTCGCTTGAGCGAAGAGCAGACTAAACTCGCCCAACTGCTATCGCAGATTTCGGCAGGCATCGATCCGGCAAAGGTTCGCAATGCCGCAGCAGAAATCGTTTCCTACTGCATTGTGGTAGGAGAAATGGCTAATTACGCTTGGCTGAAGCACGACGAGCTGATTTCGGCTTAAGTGGAAGTAGTGGTACAACAACTGTTGGGCTAGAAACTCCCAATTGGGTTGCTCCACTCACTAGCAGGCTACTGCCTATACGCAATTCTCAATTTAGCGAGCAATTTTTGAAGTTTTGTACAGCAGATAATATTCTGCAATCTCAGTAAACTTTTTTGGATGCAATGCATCTGCTCTTTCGTAGAGATATACACTTGCAAAGTGAAGAGAAAGTTAACCTTTTTGACTCCATAAGTCCTCGCATTTTCCGATCGCTGACTAAACAGCGGCTGGTTCGAGAGAATTGAAGTCTCTCGAGCCAACCGCGATCGCATCAAGTACTTGTGGCAAAGGATCGGGAGCGTTACGCAACCTGTTCCACTTCGATGATGTCGGGAATCGTCATACGCAGCTTGCGTTCGATACCCATCTTGAGAGTATAGGTGGAACTGGGACAGGAACCGCAAGCCCCTTGCAGGCGCAGCTTGACCACCGGACCATCCAGTTCGACTAGCTCCACGTTGCCGCCATCAGCCATCAGGTAGGGGCGTAACTCGTCCAGTACTATTTCAACATTTTCGGGAGTGAGTTCGAGGGTGTCCGCAGACATGGGTGCAATCTCCAGTCAATGGGGTGGGTTTTGTCTCTTTATTGTAGGCCAAGTCTCCCAGAGACTCATTGGAGGTGTATCTGGCGATCGCGCTCGGCGATCGTCGCATCGCTTCTGTCATCCGTGATACCGTTGAAAATAAATCACTTTTTAAAACCCTAAGAAGCGAGGGTATCCTCATGAGTCGAGAATTTCGGGTTGGCATCTTAGGTGCAACGGGAGCAGTGGGCGAGGAATTGATTGCTCTGTTGGCCGAGCGCAACTTTCCAGTCTCCCAACTCAAGCTGTTGGCTTCGGAACGCTCTGCCGGTAACACTCTCGACTTTAAAGGAGAGACTCTGACGGTTGAAGCGGTCAATGCTGATGCTTTTAAGGGGCTCGACATTATTTTTGCCTCCGCAGGCGGCAGCATCTCGAAACAGTGGGCCGATAACATCATCTCCAGCGGCGCTGTCGCGATCGATAACTCCAGCGCCTTTCGCATGGACCCCGACACGCCACTGGTCATTCCCGAAGTGAACCCCGGTGACGCGCGGCACCACAAAGGACTGATTGCAAACCCCAACTGCACCACCATTCTCATGTGCGTAGCGGTTTATCCCCTGCATCGCGTTAACCCGATTCGGCGGATTGTGGTGTCCACCTACCAATCTGCCAGCGGTGCTGGAGCCCGTGCCATGCAGGAGTTGGAGAGCCAAGCTGCCGACCTGCTGGCCGATCGCCCTGCCAATCCCCAAGTTTTTCCGCACCCAATCGCCTTTAACCTGTTCTTGCACAATTCCCCCGTGAACGACGAGGGGTACTGCCAAGAAGAAATGAAGATGGTGAACGAGGCGCGCAAGATGATGCACATCCCCGACCTGCGCCTAACAGCCACCTGTGTCCGCGTGCCGGTATTGCGCGCCCATGCCGAAGCGGTCAACATCGAGTTCGATCGCCCCTTCGATGCCGCAGAAGCAAAGCAGATTATTGCTAATGCTCCCGGCACGATGTTGATTGATGACTGGCAGGCGAACCGCTTCCCCATGCCTGTCGATGTCAGCGGCAATGACGATGTGGCCGTGGGACGCATCCGTCAGGATATTTCCCATCCCAATTGCCTCGATTTGTGGCTGTGTGGCGACCAAATTCGCAAAGGGGCTGCCCTCAATGCCATTCAAATTGGCGAGCTATTGATTCAGGAGGATTTGGTGCGGGTGCCTCAACTGGTGCGAGCGGTGTAGCGATTTGGGCATTCTGTATGGGGGGATGGCGTGCGAGCAACGCTATCTCTGTGATGCGGAGGGGCTGTGCAGTGATGTGCGGGCTCGCCCAAGTTCTGTTACATTTTGAAAGACTCTTACAATTCGTCACGATTTGTAAGGACAGCTAGCCTGCGGTCTCTGACTCATCAGGATAGAGCGGCTGGCGGGCACGAGAGCCTTTAACCCCTCACCCGAAGACTCACCCCTCCCGTTGGATTTGCCATGCTGCGCCTGGAACGTATTGCCAAAATTTATCCCAATAACGAAGTGCTCAAAGACGTGACTTGGGAGGTAAAACCGGGTCAGCGGATTGGCTTGGTGGGGGTGAATGGTGCGGGGAAAACAACGCAGCTCAAAATTGTGGCGGGGGAAATCGAGCCGACGGCCGGTCAGGTGGTGCGTCCGGCGTCCCTCAATATTGCCTATCTGACTCAGGAGTTTGAGGGGGAGCTCGATCGCTGCGTGCGCGACGAGTTTTGGACGGTGTTCGCAGAGGCGAATGAAAACCAGCAGCAGCAGAAGGTCATCCAGAAGCGATTGGAGACAATTACGCCGGATGATGCGGAGGAACTGGAAAAGCTGCTGAAAAAGATGGATCGCCTGCAGCGGGAATTTGAGGGGATGGATGGCTATGCCCTCGAAAGTCAGATTGAGAAGATGATGCCCGAGGTGGGGTTTGCGCCAGGAGATGGCGATCGCCTCATCAGCGAGTTTTCGGGGGGCTGGCAGATGCGGATTAGTTTGGGCAAGGTGCTGTTGCAGGAGCCAGATATTCTACTACTGGACGAGCCCACCAACCATTTGGATTTAAAGACGATTGAGTGGTTGGAGACCTATCTTAAGGGATTGAAGCAGCCGATGGTGATTGTGTCCCACGATCGCCATTTTCTCGATCGCCTCTGTACCCACATTGTGGAAACGGAACGCGGGGTTTCGAGTACGTATGTGGGGAATTACAGTCGCTATTTGGCGCAGAAGGAGGAAGCGGCTGCGGCTCAGGTGAGTGCCTTCGATCGGCAGCAAAAGGAGCTGGCCCAGCAGCAGGCGTTTGTGGATAAGTTTCGAGCCAGTGCGACGCGGAGCACGCAGGCTAAATCGCGGGAGAAGCAGCTCGCCAAGATCGATCGCATTGATGCACCTCAGTCCCAGTTGAAGTCTTTACAGTTCCGTTTCCCGCCTGCCCCTCGCAGCGGGCGCATGGTGGTGGAGATCTCGGATTTGACCCATGGATATGGCGACGATCTGCTCTATCTCGGCGCTGCGTTGGAGGTGGAGAGGGGCGAGCGAGTGGCGTTCCTCGGTCCCAATGGCTGCGGCAAGTCGTCGTTGTTGCGGCTGATTGTGGGGGAAGAGGAGCCGATGGATGGGGCGATCGCGTTGGGGCACAACGTTTTGCCCAGCTATTTCGCCCAGAATCAGGCGGATGCCCTCGACCTGACCAAAACGGTGATGAACACCATCCACGATGAAGCACCCCACCTGAAGGATGAAGAGGTGCGGACGATGTTGGGGCAGTTTTTGTTTTCGAATGACACCGTATTTAAGCCGGTTGAGGCGTTGAGTGGGGGTGAGAAGGGGCGGTTGGCACTTGCCAAGATGCTGCTGCGCAAGGCCAATCTGCTCGTACTGGACGAGCCCACCAACCATCTGGATATTCCGGCGAAGGAAACTTTGGAGAATGCCTTAAAGCATTACGACGGTACAGTGTTGGTGGTGTCTCACGATCGCTATTTCATTCGGCAGGTGGCCACTAAGGTGGTCGATATTCGGGATGGGGAGTTTCGCATTTATGCAGGCTATGACGAATATTACGAGAAGACCCACGCGAAGCCGAAGCAAAAGAAGAGCAAGTTGGCGGCAGGCAAAGGGAAACGACGATAGTCGCTAACAATCAGGGTTAATTCTTGACTAGACATCCTAAACCTTCATCGTCTAATACAAATTTGACCCCCTACTCATAGCAAATAGAAACGAATCCCTCTCCAACTCCAGTCAGATGCTCCTGAGCCAATCCAACGCGCATCAAAGGGCTGAGTTCCCAATCTCAGGTGAAAAGTAATTAAACCTTTATCTGACTCGTTTAAAATATGATGGCCGTATAACCTGTCTATTAATACCCATGCGTCCTGATGGAAACACTGGTAGAGCTGATTGTGAGAAAGCTTGTCACTTGCTTTCTTCGATTCATCTACGCCTTCAAATTCAATCTGATTTTTTCTATTTGTGTGCGGCTTGAATTTCCCATGTGTCATTTGACCAGAAACAACCTTGATTGCATCTAGAGAATTCCCATGGTGATGCTTACTCGATCTTTGCCCTGGATTCCAAGAAATTATATATCCAGTAAGAGCATCAGTTTGAAACACTTTTTTTCTTGCATACTCTTCATCTCCATACCTAGATTTTTCTATCAAAACCTTGCTAGATATATAAGCTTTCTGAACAATATTTCTGAACGTGTCTATGTCTAATGGATTTTTTTGCGATCGTAGACTATTTATCATACGCTGTACGCTCAGAATTGTTATGACTGTTTCTCGATATTCTGCCGTCTTTGTATATTCCTCCATATCTTTATGTTTATAGAATCTATTTAGAGAATTAGTGATTAACTCGGAAGTCACAAGCATCTTTACAAAAGCATCTCGCCGCTTTTCTGCTCGGATTTCATCGATTAAACTTTTCAGATTTTTTTCTTTGTTTGAACTGCTTTGAGATCTAATCAAAAGATACCTACTTAGGAGTTCTACATCCTCCTTCTCTACGAGACTAGTTTCATCCCGATCTGAATAGATTCTCAGATCTCGATCGCCCTCTATTATTTTAACTAGCTCCTCCAAGCTGCAATTGAGAGATTGACAGAGCATATAAATCTTCTTGATTGTCTTATCGCACTTGCCCTTTTCCCAATTCTCTAGCGTCTGTTTAGCTATACCTACTTTTTCCGCTAGCTCAACTTGAGTTAGCCCATTAATTCCTCTCAATGATTTGATTCCGTGAATTTCACTCATGAGCCAGACTCTCACTTGGGAAGCATTCAAATGAAGGAATTTATGGTACTATCAATACTTTGTCTATATAGTAGTGCCCCAGTAACACTCAATAGCAGAAGAGTGGAGATAGGTGCTTGTACGATATTTATCGTGAGCCACTTACTTTAGAGATACTTCCAATTAATATTAGCTGACAATCGATGTGAGTTTCTAGGATCTTTCTGAGATAATACTAGAAAAGTATTTTTGTCTCCTAAGTATTAGTACTCATTAAAGAGTTGAAATATATACTGCTTATATTTCTGGACTCATGTCAAACTCACTACATTAAGCAACTATGTGATTGGTTAATCCTGAACGATTCAGGATATGAGGCGCTAAAATCTTTGCCTTTCGAACACTCGCTCCTTACTTCCAGGGCACTACCTTTGATTGAAGTATTTATAAGTCAAGCTGCCGCAGTGCTTTTGAGCTAGCTGCAGTCTTGCCAATTTTCAAGCCCTTACCAAGAAAGAATTTCTTATTACTCTACCATTCAAGATATTCGAGAAGCAGAACTACTACTCGATTTATCTCTCATTTCTATTAAAATTTGGATTGGTTACCAGGATTACCTTACTAAGTGCATTTTACTTGGATGGAAAAGCGTCCTATTAGCTCTGCAGAGATTAAACATTGTCGAGGACTATTAGGCAGCTTCTCCAGAAATAAAACCAGATTCCATTTTTCTAAGTTATCGAGAAAGCACATAGAAGGGACAAAAATGCCTTGCGCAGGTGTAGCAGTACGGATCGATCTGGCAACACTTCGAGCAATTTGCTCATCCATGAAGCTATGGGGGCCTTTTACCACACCGAAGTTATCCCAAATAGCTTTATTGCATAGGTTGATAGTGCTCTCTAGCTTAATCTCGATACTATAAACCTTCCGAGACAGAGCTTGCCCG is from Synechococcus sp. PCC 7336 and encodes:
- a CDS encoding NifU family protein, with translation MSADTLELTPENVEIVLDELRPYLMADGGNVELVELDGPVVKLRLQGACGSCPSSTYTLKMGIERKLRMTIPDIIEVEQVA
- a CDS encoding aspartate-semialdehyde dehydrogenase; the protein is MSREFRVGILGATGAVGEELIALLAERNFPVSQLKLLASERSAGNTLDFKGETLTVEAVNADAFKGLDIIFASAGGSISKQWADNIISSGAVAIDNSSAFRMDPDTPLVIPEVNPGDARHHKGLIANPNCTTILMCVAVYPLHRVNPIRRIVVSTYQSASGAGARAMQELESQAADLLADRPANPQVFPHPIAFNLFLHNSPVNDEGYCQEEMKMVNEARKMMHIPDLRLTATCVRVPVLRAHAEAVNIEFDRPFDAAEAKQIIANAPGTMLIDDWQANRFPMPVDVSGNDDVAVGRIRQDISHPNCLDLWLCGDQIRKGAALNAIQIGELLIQEDLVRVPQLVRAV
- a CDS encoding ABC-F family ATP-binding cassette domain-containing protein, whose product is MLRLERIAKIYPNNEVLKDVTWEVKPGQRIGLVGVNGAGKTTQLKIVAGEIEPTAGQVVRPASLNIAYLTQEFEGELDRCVRDEFWTVFAEANENQQQQKVIQKRLETITPDDAEELEKLLKKMDRLQREFEGMDGYALESQIEKMMPEVGFAPGDGDRLISEFSGGWQMRISLGKVLLQEPDILLLDEPTNHLDLKTIEWLETYLKGLKQPMVIVSHDRHFLDRLCTHIVETERGVSSTYVGNYSRYLAQKEEAAAAQVSAFDRQQKELAQQQAFVDKFRASATRSTQAKSREKQLAKIDRIDAPQSQLKSLQFRFPPAPRSGRMVVEISDLTHGYGDDLLYLGAALEVERGERVAFLGPNGCGKSSLLRLIVGEEEPMDGAIALGHNVLPSYFAQNQADALDLTKTVMNTIHDEAPHLKDEEVRTMLGQFLFSNDTVFKPVEALSGGEKGRLALAKMLLRKANLLVLDEPTNHLDIPAKETLENALKHYDGTVLVVSHDRYFIRQVATKVVDIRDGEFRIYAGYDEYYEKTHAKPKQKKSKLAAGKGKRR
- a CDS encoding helix-turn-helix domain-containing protein, which produces MSEIHGIKSLRGINGLTQVELAEKVGIAKQTLENWEKGKCDKTIKKIYMLCQSLNCSLEELVKIIEGDRDLRIYSDRDETSLVEKEDVELLSRYLLIRSQSSSNKEKNLKSLIDEIRAEKRRDAFVKMLVTSELITNSLNRFYKHKDMEEYTKTAEYRETVITILSVQRMINSLRSQKNPLDIDTFRNIVQKAYISSKVLIEKSRYGDEEYARKKVFQTDALTGYIISWNPGQRSSKHHHGNSLDAIKVVSGQMTHGKFKPHTNRKNQIEFEGVDESKKASDKLSHNQLYQCFHQDAWVLIDRLYGHHILNESDKGLITFHLRLGTQPFDARWIGSGASDWSWRGIRFYLL
- a CDS encoding RES domain-containing protein; the protein is MSLEDFCSPWSGHAIRHIPDAPDNTIFDFGNVRRVREHRWNYAGERTIYLAKSQDVALGEYARHFRESRPGLAGQALSRKVYSIEIKLESTINLCNKAIWDNFGVVKGPHSFMDEQIARSVARSIRTATPAQGIFVPSMCFLDNLEKWNLVLFLEKLPNSPRQCLISAELIGRFSIQVKCT